A window of Methanoregula sp. genomic DNA:
TTGTCTTTATCGATGAGATTGACGCGATTGCCCCCAAGCGCGAGGATGTGGGCGGCGACAAGCAGGTGGAACGGCGTATCGTTGCCCAACTCCTCTCGATTATGGACGGTCTGAAGGACCGGGGACAGGTGATCGTGATCGCAACGACCAATATCCCCAACTCGCTCGATCCTGCACTCCGGAGACCCGGCCGGTTTGACCGGGAGATCATGATCCCGATCCCGGACCGGGACGGGCGACGGGAGATCATCGAGATCCACACGCGGGGCATGCCGCTTGCTGCGGATGTAGACTTCGATGAACTGGCAAATATCACGCACGGGTATGTCGGCGCTGACCTTGCAGCACTCTCCCGTGAGAGTGCGATGCATGCACTCCGGAAGATATTGCCGGATATTGACTTTACTAAGCACGAAGTCCCGTACGAGTTGATCGCCGATCTTACGGTAAAAAAAGAGGATTTTATGAATGCGTTCCGGGAGATCGAACCATCCGCCCTGCGTGAGGTCTTTGTTGAGATCCCCGATGTCGGTTGGGATGATGTGGGGGGCCTGTCTGAAATCAAGGAAGAGATCCGGGAGGCGGTCGAACTCCCGCTGAAATGTGCGGATCTGTATACCTATGCAGCGGTCACTCCCCCGAAAGGGATACTGCTGTACGGTCCTCCGGGCACGGGTAAGACGCTCATAGCAAAGGCGATCGCCCACGAGACACAGTCGAATTTTATTTCGATCAAGGGGCCGGAGCTGCTCTCGCGGTTCGTGGGTGAGTCTGAGCGTGGCATTCGTGAGATCTTCAAAAAAGCCCGACAGGCAGTCCCCTGCATCATCTTCTTTGACGAGATCGATGCGATCGCCCCGACCAGGGGCGGCAGGAATGACAACGGCGTTACCGAACGGGTCATCGCACAACTCTTAACTGAGATGGACGGTCTTGAGGAGTTAAAAGGCGTTACCGTCCTTGCCGCGAGCAACCGTATCGACATGATCGATCCTGCACTCCTCCGGGCAGGACGCATGGATCTCCAGATCGAGCTGCCTAAGCCTGACGAGACGGGACGTCTTGAGATCTTCAAGGTGCATACACGAAAACGACCTATCGTAAAAGGGGTGAAACTTGCCGATTACATCAAAGAGACAGAAGGGTTCACCGGTGCAGAGATAGAGGCAGTCTGCAACCGCGCCGCCATTCTTGCCATCCGGGAGTTCTCAAAAACCGAAAAGGACCCGTCCGCATTTGTGATCAAATCGTTGCATTTCACCCGAGCGATTGAGGATGTGCGAGCCAATACTTCCAATACTTGAAACAATATTCGGAAATTCCGGGAACCTATATACTCTTCCCCATTGAGTAGGTTGTGGGCAAAAATGCCCAGAACATAAAGGAGGAGAAAAACATGGTAGAAAAAATGAACTCATCTTCGAGCCTCGTGGAGGTTATTGACCGTATTCTGGACAAGGGCATTGTTGTTGACGCATGGGCACGCGTCTCACTTGTCGGTATTGAGATACTCTCTATCGAAGCCCGCGTCGTGATCGCATCGGTTGAGACGTTCCTGAAGTACGCAGAAGCTGTCGGGCTTACGGAACACGCAGAAATTGCTGCATAATCATATATCCTTCTCTGGGATGAATTCAAATGTATCCACATGTATGGAGATGCAATCCAATCATTCTTTTGAATTCAATCCTTAAATTTTGCACCAGATATTCACAACCACATTTTCCCAAGGTACGATTCGTTCACGTCATTACAATGCACGTCCCTCATGCTGCATAGTATGACCATAATATCGATATCTTTTTCGTTTTTAAAATTTTTCGTTAGTTAAGATTGTATCTGAATAACCTATGACCGGAACATGAGCATTTACCGGTAAATAGCGAGGAAGACTGGATACAGATACAATAAAAATCCGTACAATATTACCCTGGAGATCATCGGGAGTTGCGCATATCGGTGATTGTCATCAGAACGATCAATCTGATATGCCTGTATTCCGGTATACCCCGTCACTCATCAGATCTGGTATTCCCGTTATACCCGTTGCAGTATTATGTGTCCGATTCCGTGTTACGGGGTACTCACTCCTCATGATGTACCTGTCCCCAACAATGTACCGTGCACCGGGTTACCCTTGCTACACCGGGTGTCCCTGTTCCTTTGATGTAACTGATTCTTCGGCATACCTTCTTCCACGTGACCAGCAGCGCCCGTGCCCCCCATAGTCTCTGTTGACCGGAGTGACTTGCAGGAAAAGGACCGGGGAACGCGAGGGAACAGATAAGATATGGGGATCCTGGCACCCCGCACTTGTCACGGCGCATACCCAGAACCCGATCCGGGCGTAGCTGTGTTCGTTTTGCCCTGTCTTTTGCACCTGCATCGTATCCTCAAATTTCGAAACAAAATTCGGAAATTCCGGGCACGTATTTATCAGATCCGTTCAGAATGGAAGAGTGTCAAAACAAAGACAGATGTGAGGTGGGAAAAATGACAATAGCAGATGGAATGCACCAGATCGTTGACAACATCAACGAAGCCAGATCGGCCAGGACATCGGACATTGCAGGATTGGTACGAGAAGTCGGGGCGATCCGTGCCGGCGCACAGAAGGACCTGAAACTGATCAGCCGCGTCCGGAGGCACAATGCCACCGCCCAGAAAAAGACACTCCACAAGTATGTAAAGAACCTGAAACATGACTCGCTGGATATGCTGGGCGGTTTTTCCGCAAGCCGGATAGCGATGGGACAGGAATGCCGGGAAGAGCTCGGGGACTTTACGGACCAGTTAAAAAAGGACGTCACCGACATCCGGCTCGATGCGGTACACATGATTCACGGCTTTGCAGATGAACGGGTGAGCCGGGGCATTGAACTCTCCCGGATGCTCAGGTCCTACAATGATGGAATCGTAGACGATGTACAGCAGTTAATGGGCATGTTCAAACAGGAGCGCATCCCGTTCCAGGAAGACCTGGCAGAAGCACACGGGATCTGGCAGAACGAGCGTTCGGGCGGACATGTACACACAAAAGTCCCAAAACGAACCGAGGCAAAGGCAGCAAAAGAGACAAAGACTCCCGAAGAGAAGGAAGGAGCCGTACTCAAGCAAAAGATCCTCAAAGCGATAAAAGCCTCTCCGGATGGAATCACCCTTGCAAAAGCAGGCAAGAAGGTAGGGATTGAATGGAGAAAACTTGTCAGACCTGCAAAAGAACTCGTTGAAGCGGGCTTAGTCGCAAAGAAGGAAACCCAGTACTTCCCGAACTAAAAACCAGAATTCCGGGAGAACTCTTTTTTGGTTTGACAAAAGCCCAAAAATAATGGTTCAACCGGCATGTCACACCGCTGGGAGAGCACACTATGGATCTTGTAACCGTAATAAACCCAAAACCCCAGAACGAATTTGTTGAGACCCCCTATATCACGAGCATCGCGGATCGGGGTCTGCGCTATATTAAAAAAGGGTTCCCCATTCATTTATCCGGACCCACTGGCTGCGGAAAGACCACCCTTGCTTTGCATATTGCATACCTGCTGGGGAGACCCGTGGTGCTGATCAACGGCGACGAGGAGTTCAGTACGTCGTCTCTTGTCGGCAGTCAGTCCGGGTACCGGAAACGCAAGGTGATCGACCGGTTCGTCTCCAGGGTTTACAAATCCGATGAGTCCATGACGAAGACCTGGTTGGATGACCGGCTTACGACTGCCTGCAAGCACGGGTTTACCCTGATCTATAACGAGTTCACCCGGTCACGCCCCGAAGCAAACAATATCTTTTTAGGGGTACTCGAAGAGCGGATGCTCGAACTGCCGAGCGCGTCTGAAGACGGCAACTACATCAAGGTCCACCCGGACTTCTCTGCAATCTTCACGAGCAACCCGGAGGAGTATGCCGGAGTATTCCGGTCTCAGGACGCACTGATGGACAGGATGATCACCCTGCCGATGACCCATTATGATGAGGAGACTGAGATCGCTATCACGCAGGCAAAGGCGGGGGTATCTCATTCTGTGGCAAAGAAGATTGTAAAGTTCGTACGAAAACTCCGGGCGGCAGATGTCTGTGAGTTCAGTCCTACGATCAGGGCTTCGGTCGCAATCGCCCGCGTCTATGACGAAGGGGACAAAGAATGGTTCGAACAGACCTGCATCGATATCCTCTCGCCTAAGATCGGAAAGGGTGACAAGGGAGATGTCGATCCTGCCGGAATCATCCGTGACCTGATAGCGAGTTAGGACCCTGTCATCCGGGTTATGTGCTGCCACCGGCATCCTAGTGCCTGGAAAGCATAAAACATCGCATGCAAAGAAACGAACCATCGATGGAGAGAACGAGATGAAGACCGCACGAGATATCCGATCCGGACTTGACCTGTCACGGGATAAGAAGGTCCCCTGCCGGACGATCCAGATCGAGGACGAGATCAAAAAGAGGCTTGCAGAAACCGAGGGAGCCCTGCTTACCGAGGACGAACGGAACGCGATTATTAAAAAAGAGGAAAAAAGGATACAGGTCCATAACCGGGCACTCACGAAGGCACGCCGTAAGATACTGAAGAGGAAAGAAGCAACTTCACTCGTCCAGGCAGTCCGCCGTGGCGAAAAGGTAAAAAATACTGCTGAAGTGACCGTCATCCCAAATAAAAAAGCATCCCCGAAAAAGAAGGCGTACCATGAAATCGATGTTGCGTACTGAGACCCAGTCGAAACTCCGGTGGCGGTACGTGTATGCCATCATCCCCTCGCGAAAGGAGCACACCTTTGGGCCTATCGGTCTCGATGGCGAGAACGTGTACACGATTCACTACCGGGAGATTGCAGCAGTCGTCTCCGATTCCCCGACAAAGACCTTCGAGGTGCTCGATTACGGGATCGTCCACCAGCAGGCGCTCGAGAAGATCATGAAGGAGTACTGTGTTATCCCGATGAGCTTCGGGCAGTCAACATCTGAGGGGGATATCAAAACATTCCTCTCACGTAACTATCCGAAATTGAGGATGTACTTCACCAAACTTATCGGAAAGACCGAACTCGGGCTGAAAGTAACCTGGAAGATCGACACGACGATAAAAGAGATCGCTGCATCCAATGTCAAGATCCGTGCAATGAAGCACCAGATCGCGGGCAAACCTCTCGAAAAGACCTACCGTCAGCGCCTCACGCTCGGGACGAAGGTCGCCGAAGAACTGACCAAACGGGAGGAGAAGATCGCCCATGACATCTTTAACCGGCTGGGCGGGATTTCGGCGGATGCGAAGATGAACAAGAACCTCTCGGACGAGATGGTCTTAAACGCTGCCTTCCTTGTTGACAAAACCAAAGAGCGGGACTTCGACATGCTCGTCAACACGCTCGAACAGGAGTACGGGGAGAAACTACTGATGAAGTATGTGGTCGCACCGCCGTATAACTTTGTGAACGTGCGGATACGGAGCTGAATTATGGTCCTCATCGTCGATGACCTGCTCAAACTGCCGTTCGATCTCGGCATGAAGGTGCTCCAGGGGATTGCAGATGATGCAGATGCAATGACCTTAAGCACGGAGCGGTCAGTCCGGGAACAGGTGCTCAGGACTCAGATGCAGTTCGAGCGGGGTGACCTGCCCGAAGAGGAGTACCGGGCTGCGATGATCCAGCTCCGGAAACGTCTGAATGAAGTAAAAGGTGTATAACATGGCAAAACAGGTGCAGGTGCAGGCAAAACCCAAAGGGCAGAACATGAAGCAGTTACTGGATTCCGTCAAAAAGGAGATGGTGGAACTCACATCACTGCCGTTCAACATGATCGCCGGCGTGGCACTCGACGAAGAGACGCACATGCCTATCGTGACAATCGAACTCGTAGAGAGGAAAGCGATTCCCGACTCCATGGATCTCTTGGGAATATACGAAGTCATCATGAATGACGAGGGCGGGGTTGCCACGTTCAAGCGGGTCAGTATGCGAAAACGCGGGGACGTGGTCTCAGCAACGGAATATTAACATCCGGTCATTTTCGGGGGTATGGAAAATGGAGAAAAAAAAGGTAAAAAACAATGAACCCATCCTGGATTTCGGCTTGAAATTCGGGGGGATACTGACCGAACTGGGAAACTTCACCCAGGACATAACAAAGATGGTCGAGGAGGGAAAAACCGAGATGAACAGGACCGGTGAAATCTCTTTTGACAAGTCCCAAAAACGAAAAGGGATGTACGGGATCTCTGTCCGGATGGGCGGGGATGGTATGCCCCGTGTCGACACCTTCGGCAGGAGGCCTGAGTCGGAGACCCGCGAACCGATTGTTGACGTCTTTGATGAAGCCGACCGGTTACAGGTAATTGTCGAGCTTCCCGGAGTTGAAGAAAAGGACATTTCCCTTGAATTGAAAGACCGCACCCTTATTCTTACCGCAGGGAAGGGTGAACGGAAGTACAGAAAAGAGATCGATCTCGGGGCTACGGTCAAAGGTGAGCCAAAGAAGCAGTACAAGAACGGGATACTTGAGATCAATCTCAAGAAGGCGTGAAAGTATGCAGTCTGGCACATTATCCGGAGTCGACATTTTCGATGAAACTGACCGGTTGCAGGTGATAGTGGAACTGCCCGGAGTAAGTAAAGAGGATATCTCTGTAAACGTGAAGGCAAATGCCTTAAAAATTGTTGCCATGGCAGGTGCCCGGCAATATCACAGGCACATCGATCTGGGGGTTCCGGTCAAGGGTGAACCTGAAATTCACTACAACAATGGCGTCCTTGAGATCATGCTGGGAAAGGCTTAGGAGATTATGAGAACCGTTCAGCTATATCAGCGTTCTTTGAAAAGTTGTTTCTCAGAACGTAAAAGACGGATTATAGATTTCACAGGTACAGGCACTGCTGGCATTTA
This region includes:
- a CDS encoding CDC48 family AAA ATPase, yielding MKVKVSAARNKDIGRGIGRIDPKTMEELGAGVGDIMEISGKRTTCVKVMPSFPEDRGKGTIQIDGIVRKNATVGINETLEIKAITIPPVSHVVLQPLDRFLQKEIDSRLFEGIPVTKGDQIRLSMFGKKFDFLICDATPEIGLITRTTSVKIYGKKTQEKETKKSLISYEDIGGLKGQVDKIREMIELPLKYPELFERMGIDPPRGVLLYGPPGTGKTLIAKAAAQETDAYLIFISGPEIVGKYYGESEARLREIFAEAQKNAPAIVFIDEIDAIAPKREDVGGDKQVERRIVAQLLSIMDGLKDRGQVIVIATTNIPNSLDPALRRPGRFDREIMIPIPDRDGRREIIEIHTRGMPLAADVDFDELANITHGYVGADLAALSRESAMHALRKILPDIDFTKHEVPYELIADLTVKKEDFMNAFREIEPSALREVFVEIPDVGWDDVGGLSEIKEEIREAVELPLKCADLYTYAAVTPPKGILLYGPPGTGKTLIAKAIAHETQSNFISIKGPELLSRFVGESERGIREIFKKARQAVPCIIFFDEIDAIAPTRGGRNDNGVTERVIAQLLTEMDGLEELKGVTVLAASNRIDMIDPALLRAGRMDLQIELPKPDETGRLEIFKVHTRKRPIVKGVKLADYIKETEGFTGAEIEAVCNRAAILAIREFSKTEKDPSAFVIKSLHFTRAIEDVRANTSNT
- the gvpA gene encoding gas vesicle structural protein GvpA, with the protein product MVEKMNSSSSLVEVIDRILDKGIVVDAWARVSLVGIEILSIEARVVIASVETFLKYAEAVGLTEHAEIAA
- the gvpN gene encoding gas vesicle protein GvpN; translated protein: MDLVTVINPKPQNEFVETPYITSIADRGLRYIKKGFPIHLSGPTGCGKTTLALHIAYLLGRPVVLINGDEEFSTSSLVGSQSGYRKRKVIDRFVSRVYKSDESMTKTWLDDRLTTACKHGFTLIYNEFTRSRPEANNIFLGVLEERMLELPSASEDGNYIKVHPDFSAIFTSNPEEYAGVFRSQDALMDRMITLPMTHYDEETEIAITQAKAGVSHSVAKKIVKFVRKLRAADVCEFSPTIRASVAIARVYDEGDKEWFEQTCIDILSPKIGKGDKGDVDPAGIIRDLIAS
- a CDS encoding GvpL/GvpF family gas vesicle protein, with amino-acid sequence MKSMLRTETQSKLRWRYVYAIIPSRKEHTFGPIGLDGENVYTIHYREIAAVVSDSPTKTFEVLDYGIVHQQALEKIMKEYCVIPMSFGQSTSEGDIKTFLSRNYPKLRMYFTKLIGKTELGLKVTWKIDTTIKEIAASNVKIRAMKHQIAGKPLEKTYRQRLTLGTKVAEELTKREEKIAHDIFNRLGGISADAKMNKNLSDEMVLNAAFLVDKTKERDFDMLVNTLEQEYGEKLLMKYVVAPPYNFVNVRIRS
- the gvpO gene encoding gas vesicle protein GvpO, with translation MAKQVQVQAKPKGQNMKQLLDSVKKEMVELTSLPFNMIAGVALDEETHMPIVTIELVERKAIPDSMDLLGIYEVIMNDEGGVATFKRVSMRKRGDVVSATEY
- a CDS encoding Hsp20/alpha crystallin family protein → MEKKKVKNNEPILDFGLKFGGILTELGNFTQDITKMVEEGKTEMNRTGEISFDKSQKRKGMYGISVRMGGDGMPRVDTFGRRPESETREPIVDVFDEADRLQVIVELPGVEEKDISLELKDRTLILTAGKGERKYRKEIDLGATVKGEPKKQYKNGILEINLKKA
- a CDS encoding Hsp20/alpha crystallin family protein, producing the protein MQSGTLSGVDIFDETDRLQVIVELPGVSKEDISVNVKANALKIVAMAGARQYHRHIDLGVPVKGEPEIHYNNGVLEIMLGKA